In Subdoligranulum variabile, the genomic stretch GGGACTGCCCTGCTGGTTGACCATGATGCCGTCGTCCTTCAGGGCGTTGAAGCAGTTGCCGTAGAACTCCCGGGTGAAGAGGCCCTCCGACGGGCCGAAGGGGTCGGAGGAGTCCACGATGATGAGGTCGTACTCATCCTCGCAGCGGCGGATGAACTTGAGGGCGTTTTCAAAGTAGATATGCACCCGGCGGTCGTCCATGCGGCAGGCGTTGCCCGGCAGGTAGGCCCGGCAGGCCTCCACCACCATGGGGTCCATCTCCACCAGGTCGATGCGCTCCACCCGGTCGTACCGGGTCAGCTCCCGCACCACGCCGCCGTCCCCGGCGCCGATGACCAGGATGTCCTTGGCCTGGCGGTGCACCGACATGGGCACATGGGTGATCATCTCGTCGTAGATGAACTCGTCCCGCTCGGTGAGCATGACGTTGCCGTCCAGGGTCAGCACCCGGCCGAACTCCGGCGTTTCAAAAATATCGATGCGCTGGTAGTCGCTCTGCTTGGAGTAGAGCTGCCGGTCCACCCGGATGCTGTGCTTCACGTCGGGGGTGTGAAATTCCGAAAACCACATTTCCATGAAAGAGCCCTCCTTTTATGCCAGCACGTTGAGGCGCAGGATGTCGGGGTCTTCCGGTCCCGTCATGCTGCAGCCCTTGGCTTTGGCGTATTCGATGTAGTCGAGGATCTCGCCGGTGATCCGCTCGCCGGGCGCCAGGATGGGAATGCCCGGGGGATAGCACATGACGAACTCACTGCACACCCGGCCCTCGGTCTCCCGCAGGGGCAGGCTGACCTTGTCGGCGTAGAAGGCCTGCTGGGGACTGGCCACCACCTCGGGGTCGATGTATTCCTGGTTCAGCAATCCGGTGCCGTCGGTGTGGTAGCGGCGCTTGATCTCCGCCAGAGCGCTGACCAGCCGCTCCAGTTCCTGGGGCCGGTCCCCCATGGACAGGTAGGCCAGGATGTTGCCGATGTCGCCGAACTCGATCTGGATGTCGTACTCGTCCCGCAGGATGTCGTAGACCTCGATGCCCGCCAGACCGATGTCCCGGGTGTGGATGCTCAGCTTGGTGGTGTCGAAGTCAAAGATGGAATCCCCGTTGCACAGCTCCTTGCCGAAGGCGTAGTACCCGCCGATGGCGTTGATCTCCTCCCGGGCATACTCGGCCATGTCGGCCACCTGGTGGAAGACCTGGCGGCCCCGCAGGGCCAGGTTTCTCCGGGAAATATCCAGGCTGGACATGAGCAGGTAGCTGCCCGAGGTGGTCTGGGTCAGGTTGATGATCTGCCGCACGTAGCCCGCGTGGACATTGGGGCCGCAGAGCAGCAGGCTGGACTGGGTCAGGCTGCCGCCGCTCTTGTGCATGGACACGGCGGCCATATCGGCCCCCGCCGCCATGGCGGAGACAGGCAGCCCGCCGCCGAAATAGAAGTGGGTGCCGTGGGCTTCATCGGCCAGGCAGAGCATGCCGGCGTCGTGGGCCATCCGCACGATGGCCCGCAGATCGCTGCAGATGCCGTAGTAGGTGGGGTTGTTCACCAGCACCGCCACGGCGTTGGGATGCTCGGCGATGGCCTTGGCCACCTGTTCCCGGCGCATGCCCAAGGAGATGCCCAGACGCTGGTCCACCTCGGGGTTGACGTAGACCGGCACGGCACCGCAGAGCACCAGGGCGTTCAGCACGCTGCGGTGGACGTTGCGGGGCAGGATGATCTCATCCCCCCGCTTGCAGGCGGTGAGCACCATGCTCTGCACCGAGCTGGTGGTGCCCCCCACCATCAGGAAGGCGTGGGCTGCGCCGAAGGCATCGGCGGCCAACTCCTCGGCCTCCCGGATGACCGACACCGGATGGCAGAGATTGTCCAGGGGTTTCATGCTGTTCACGTCCACCCCCACGCACTGCTGGCCCAGAAAGGCCGTCAGTTCGGGGTTGCCCCGGCCGCGCTTGTGGCCCGGCACATCGAAAGGCACCACCCGCATGCGGCGGAAATTTTCCAGCGCCTCGTGGATCGGCGCGCGGCGCTGGTCCAGACGGGTGCGGTTGGGATTCCCGTTCATTGTTTTCCTCCGTCCCGTGGTTCCCGACAAAAGAAAAAAACGCAGGCCCGCACCCCATACCGGGATACAGACTTGCGTTGTGGTTCGACCGTTTTCGCCGCAAAGCGCCCCGTCCCCGGGCAGAGCGGGGGCAAGGCGAAGGCATGTTTCGGGCGTATCGTGTCCAGAGTCTATATAGCAATTCTACTTTTACTACTCTTATTGACCGTTTCACAAGTCTGCGTGAGGGCACGCAATTTCTGGTTATCAAAGGAACCAACTTATAAAATTTGAGCTTTTAACTCAATCAATAAGGCAACCCAAGTTGCCGATCGGCAGTGGACCCGGCTGTCCGTATGGCCTTAGCCCCTGATGGGCGGTCCTGGTAAATTGCTTTGAAAAACTCCTGCACGATTCGTCTTTCAAAATCGTGGTTATCGTATCATATTGACGGAAAAATGTCAATGAAAAATTTTCCATACAAAGAAAGGGGCCATCCCTTTCGGGACGGCCCCCTTCCTGGAGGTGAATATTACAGAATCTCGATCTGCGTGGGCTGCTTCTCGGGCAGTTTCTTCGCTTCCGCCTTGGGCAGATTCAGCTTCAGGATGCCATCCTCAAAGCTGGCCTTCACATCCTCGGGCTTCATCTCGTCGCCCACATAG encodes the following:
- the speE gene encoding polyamine aminopropyltransferase → MEMWFSEFHTPDVKHSIRVDRQLYSKQSDYQRIDIFETPEFGRVLTLDGNVMLTERDEFIYDEMITHVPMSVHRQAKDILVIGAGDGGVVRELTRYDRVERIDLVEMDPMVVEACRAYLPGNACRMDDRRVHIYFENALKFIRRCEDEYDLIIVDSSDPFGPSEGLFTREFYGNCFNALKDDGIMVNQQGSPFYAEDANAMQRSHKRIASTFPISKVYQAHIPTFAAGYWLFGFASKKYHPIDDLDAAAWNALNMRTRYYTTRLHVGAFYLPAFLEEMLREVEDR
- a CDS encoding aminotransferase class I/II-fold pyridoxal phosphate-dependent enzyme, whose amino-acid sequence is MNGNPNRTRLDQRRAPIHEALENFRRMRVVPFDVPGHKRGRGNPELTAFLGQQCVGVDVNSMKPLDNLCHPVSVIREAEELAADAFGAAHAFLMVGGTTSSVQSMVLTACKRGDEIILPRNVHRSVLNALVLCGAVPVYVNPEVDQRLGISLGMRREQVAKAIAEHPNAVAVLVNNPTYYGICSDLRAIVRMAHDAGMLCLADEAHGTHFYFGGGLPVSAMAAGADMAAVSMHKSGGSLTQSSLLLCGPNVHAGYVRQIINLTQTTSGSYLLMSSLDISRRNLALRGRQVFHQVADMAEYAREEINAIGGYYAFGKELCNGDSIFDFDTTKLSIHTRDIGLAGIEVYDILRDEYDIQIEFGDIGNILAYLSMGDRPQELERLVSALAEIKRRYHTDGTGLLNQEYIDPEVVASPQQAFYADKVSLPLRETEGRVCSEFVMCYPPGIPILAPGERITGEILDYIEYAKAKGCSMTGPEDPDILRLNVLA